In the Wyeomyia smithii strain HCP4-BCI-WySm-NY-G18 chromosome 2, ASM2978416v1, whole genome shotgun sequence genome, one interval contains:
- the LOC129722944 gene encoding endocuticle structural glycoprotein SgAbd-4-like produces MFRLVIISTLAAVALAQNPDAEAQILSSDSVVNPDGSYSWNYETSNGIRAQEEGVGGQSAQGSASWTDRDGTPIQLTYVADVNGFQPQGAHLPREGPAPAHVLKTLEFIRANPPKDDPNFNIQALEAEIARLQALQ; encoded by the coding sequence GTAATCATCTCCACCCTGGCAGCTGTGGCACTCGCCCAGAACCCGGACGCCGAAGCACAGATTCTCTCATCGGACAGTGTAGTCAATCCGGATGGCTCGTACTCATGGAACTACGAAACCAGCAACGGAATCCGCGCCCAAGAGGAAGGAGTGGGTGGTCAGAGTGCCCAAGGTAGCGCCTCGTGGACGGACCGCGACGGAACCCCCATCCAGCTGACGTACGTTGCTGACGTGAATGGATTCCAACCACAAGGCGCTCATCTGCCGCGTGAAGGACCAGCCCCGGCCCATGTCTTGAAGACACTCGAATTCATCCGTGCCAACCCACCGAAGGATGATCCCAACTTTAACATCCAAGCGTTGGAAGCGGAAATTGCCAGACTACAGGCTCTCCAGTAA